The Chelmon rostratus isolate fCheRos1 chromosome 9, fCheRos1.pri, whole genome shotgun sequence sequence GTTCATAGATCAGTTGAAAATATGGGATATATTTCAACCGTATATTTTGTGGCTTAGGCAAGTTCCTTTTTTGTAAAAACCTCCGAGTGGAAATAATCAAAAGTGAAACGATGGGAGCCGGAGGACAAAGAAGAGGAATACAGTCCTGGTGGTTAGCCATCCGATTTTCTGTGATACTCAGCTGTGTGGAGCAGGTTTCAGCTCAGATTAAATATTCAGTTCCAGAGGAAGTAAACGTGGGATCCGTTGTTGGAAATGTCGCCAAGGATCTCGGCTTGGACATCAGTTCGCTGAAGGAACGACGGTTTCGTATTGTTTCGGGAGCGAAAGATGCTCAGTTTGAAGTAAACCAGCACAATGGCGTCTTGTATGTGCATAAGAATATCGATCGAGAGGAGCTTTGTGAAAGCGTTTCTCCATGTTTAATGAACCTAAAGATGGTAGCTGAGAACCCCATGGAAATACATTATGTGGGAGTAGAAATCATTGATGTAAATGATAATTCACCGAGCTTTCCAGAGGAAGAAAACATATTAGAAATTTCTGAATCCACTGTTCCTGGCAAACGTTTCCAGTTACCAACTGCGCACGATCCTGATGTTGTCATCAACACTGTGCGTGTGTATCGACTAAATCAAAACGAATATTTTAATGTTCAAATTcgggagaggggagaggacaAGATACCATTCTTAGTTCTGCAAAAGTCTCTGGATCGGGAAAAGCACCACGAGCACAAGCTcattctgacagcagctgacgGCGGAAATCCATCCAGATCAGGGACACTTAACGTCACTGTCATCGTTCTCGATTCAAATGATAATCATCCTACATTCAGCCAAGAAGTATATTCAGTAACAATACCTGAAAATGTAGATGCAGATACAAGCGTAATTAAGGTAAAGGCGACAGATGTGGATGAGGGCGCGAATGGAGACATTGAGTATTTTTTTGGTGGTCAACTTGACCGGAAGATATATGATATGTTTAGCTTAGATAAAGAAACTGGTGAAATTAAAGTAAAGGGAGAAATTGACTTTGAGAAGGATGATGTTTTTAAGTTAGACGTCCATGCCACTGACAAAGGGCAGCCTCCAATGAGTACTGATTGCAGAGTGATCATCAAAGTGCTCGACAAAAACGACAACAAACCTCAAATAGAAGTGACATCCCTGTCAAACACGGTATCTGAAGACTCAAAACCTGGGACTGTGGTTTCTCTGATTAGCATTACAGACCAAGACGCCGGTCTAAATGGTAAAGTAATATGCAGCCTTTCAGATAATGTGCCGTTTGATTTAAAACCATCATTTCAAGATAATATGTACTCGTTAGTTTTGAAACAGCATTTGGATCGAGAATCAGTGTCGCATTACGACATCACAATAACAGCTACAGATTGTGGTCAGCCTCCCCTGTCCACATTCAAAACTCTGAGTATTGATGTATCAGACGTGAATGATAATTTACCAGAATTTGCGCAAAATCCAGTTGAACTTTACCTGGTAGAAAATAACGTGCCAGGAAACCCAATATTTACGGTTACTGCATCGGATAAAGACTTGAATGAAAATGCGGCATTAACTTATCATATAGTTAGAGAGGAACGCAGGCAAGTAACAATTGCAGCATTTctaaatataaacacagaaaacGGACAAATATCCGCGTTAAAAAGTTTCGActttgaaacagtgaaaactttccAGTTCCAAGTTGTTGCCACAGATTCTGGAACTCCGTCACTGAGCAGCAACGTCACAGTGAACGTGTTCATTCTGGATCAGAACGACAACGCTCCAGTCATCCTGTATCCACTCAGCTCCAACGGCTCTGCTGAAGGGGTGGAGGAGATTCCCCGCAATGTCAACGCAGGACACTTGGTGAGCAAAGTCAGAGCCTATGACGCTGATATAGGATATAACGGCTGGTTGCTGTTCTCactgcaggaagtcactgacCACAGTCTCTTTGGTTTGGACCGCTATACAGGACAGATCAGAACACTTCGctcattcacagagacagacgaggctGAGCATAAACTGCTCATACTGGTCAAAGACAATGGCAACGTTTCACTCTCAGCAACAGCTACTGTCATTGTCAAAGTCGTGGAGCCCAAAGAGGCTTTTGCAGCTTCTGATGTGAAAAGTGCAGCcaaggatgaggaggggaatggtgtgactttttatctgatgatcactttgggctcagtttcagtgctttttctcatcagcatcatcgtGCTGATTGCAATGCAGTGCTCCAAATCCACAGACTATACTTCTAAATATCTACAAGAGACTAATTATGATGggacactgtgtcacagcatcCAGTACAGATCAGGAGACAAACGGTACATGTTAGTTGGACCCAGAATGAGTATTGGATCTACTATAGTCCCTGGAAGCCATGCAAATACACTGGTGCTTCCTGACAGGAGGAGGGCATCTGGAGAGGTAAGAGCTTGAAAGCAAACACCACCAATTACATCTTTTTGCCTGGTTGTGactgctgtccatggtgctgaagtgCTTTGGTTTTCTCATTTCAATCCAGAATCCAGAACTCTTTTTGGGAATATTTGggcagtttgtttttgacagctaCACTTCTAAATAATCCACGAAATTCCAGCCAATAATTGATTGCAAAGTATGAAGCTCGTGTTGTTTCTGCTGAGTTGTGTGAGGAGCTTGTGTCGGCTGAATTGTTGAAATACTGAGGGAAACTTGACTGAAAAACATTGTGACTGCTTTACAAGATTAATGCAACACATTCACTATCTGTGTTCAAACAGAGGATAATGCAGAAGTAATAATATgttagtgaaaaaaaaaacatttgtttttgaagttAGTGTATACTAATTCCACGACAGCAGAGTTAACTGTGATTTGCGCAAAATGTGGATATCCTTGAATATATGTAGTCTATTACTTCCCTTTGAGGCCCTCTGGGTGTCACTGCAATATTGGGAAACGATAGAAGACGTTGTCCCTCCCCTGGAAAAGCTTTTGTTTGTCATGAGCAAGCAAGCATTTGAATCAAGAACGGCAACCGATGGATTcatgttgtacattttttaactATGCGATACTCAACGGATTAGACATACAGGAAGTATTTCTcgtggcagcagcagccttccGTGTGATTTCTCTGCGTTGTAGTACCATAATGGGGACTGATCCTACAATACGATCAATggactgtttctgttttgcGTTTCATTCGGCTCTACTGCTCTTTTTCGGAAGGCAGGCTTTTGCTCAGATAAGATACTCCATTccagaggaggtgaaagaagGAACTGTCGTTGGAAATGTTGCAAAGGATCTTGGCCTTGAGGTCACCTCTTTGTTTGACCGACGTTTCCGCGTTGTGTCTGGATCTAAGGAGACATTTTTTGAGGTAAACCAGGACAATGGGGCACTGTACGTGCAAAAGAAAATCGACAGAGAGGAGCTTTGTCACGGGAGTGGTGCGTGTCTAATGGAGCTAAAAGTCCTCGTTGAAAACCCTTTGGAAATGCACTACGTAATGGTAGAAATTACTGATGTAAATGATCACTCTCCAAGTTTTCCCCAAAAAGAACAAAGATTTGAAATAGGGGAACAAACGTTGCCAGGAAGGCGATTTCAGCTGCACACTGCTCGTGATCCAGATGCTGGCATTAACACGATTCGCACCTACACTTTAActtcaaatgaacattttgaaatagACATCCGTCAGAGCGATGAGGATAAAATACCATTTTTAGTGCTGAAGAAGTCGCTAGACAGAGAacaaaaggacaaacacacgcTGCTGGTTACTGCAGTTGACGGAGGGAAACCTCAAAGATCAGGAAAATTAAATGTTTCTATCGTTGTTCTTGACAGTAATGACAATCGTCCAGTGTTTAGTCAGGAGATTTATCAAATTgcagtaaaagaaaatgttccagTCGGcacttcagtttttaaaatgaacGCGACGGATCCTGATGAAGGCACTAACAGCGAAATTGAATACAGCCTTGGAGAAACACTAAAGAAAAAAGTCTATGACATTTTTGAATTGGACAAATTAACTGGAGAGATTAGAGTAAAAGGAATATTGGACTATGAAGAAAACGACGTTTATAAACTCGATGTTGAGGCGTCCGATAAAGGAACACCTCCACTGACAGGTGAGTGTAGAGTCATTATAAAGATAATAGATGTCAACGACAATCCACCAGAAATAGAAGTCACATCACTGTCAAATACAGTGTCTGAAGATTCAAAACCTGGCACAGTTATTTCACTACTTAGTGTGACAGATAAAGACTCCGGTGTGAATGGAAAAATATTATCAAGCATAACCTCAGACGTGCCTTTTGAGTTAAAACCTTCTTACAAGGAGAACATATATTCAGTTGTCACGAAGGGATTTTTGGATCGAGAGGAGGTGTCACATTATGGaataacaataaaagccacTGATTGTGGTGAACCTCCCTTATCCACTTATAAAACCCTCAGTATTCAGATATCAGATGTAAATGACAACAGTCCACATTTCCAACAGAATCCATTACAGTTTTATCTGGTAGAAAATAACGTTGCTGGAGCGTCAATATTCTCTGTCAGCGCCACGGACAATGATGTGAATGACAATGCAGCTATTTCTTATCGTATTGCGAGAGGAAATGATGTGACATCTTTCTTAAATATAAATTCTGAAACTGGACAAATATCCGCGTTAAAAAGTTTCGActttgaaacagtgaaaactttccAGTTCCAAGTTGTGGCCACAGATTCTGGAACTCCGTCACTGAGCAGCAACGTCACAGTGAACGTGTTCATTCTGGATCAGAACGACAACGCTCCAGTCATCCTGTATCCACTCAGCTCCAACGGCTCTGCTGAAGGGGTGGAGGAGATTCCCCGCAATGTCAACGCAGGACACCTTATTAGCAAAGTCAGAGCCTATGACGCTGATATAGGATATAACGGCTGGTTGCTGTTCTCactgcaggaagtcactgacCACAGTCTCTTTGGTTTGGACCGCTATACAGGACAGATCAGAACACTTCGctcattcacagagacagacgaggctGAGCATAAACTGCTCATACTGGTCAAAGACAATGGCAACGTTTCACTCTCAGCAACAGCTACTGTCATTGTCAAAGTCGTGGAGCCCAAAGAGGCTTTTGCAGCTTCTGATGTGAAAAGTGCAGcaaaggatgaggaggggaatgatgtgactttttatctgatgatcactttgggctcagtttcagtgctttttctcatcagcatcatcgtGCTGATTGCAATGCAGTGCTCCAAATCCACAGACTATACTTCTAAATATCTACAAGAGACTAATTATGATGggacactgtgtcacagcatcCAGTACAGATCAGGAGACAAACGGTACATGTTAGTTGGACCCAGGATGAGTATTGGATCTACTATAGTCCCTGGAAGCCATGCGAATACTCTGGTGCTACCTGACAGGAGACGTCCATCAGGAGAGGTAAGAGCTTGAAAACAATATGATTATGCAACATATTTGAAAGCATTCCGTTTCGTAGTTGTTTTTGGTCAATggcacattttttgtttttattactttcttaaATCCAAACATCTAAAATCAAATTCGATTATATTGCAAGTCTGATTACGTTATTATTTGAATCTTTGGCATTAATTTGACATAATCTACCCACCAGACTGTGTTCGCTTTTTCCGTATGTAGTCTCATCATAaccatttaaaataaacagcagggTTATCTATGTAGTTCGACCTAAAGCCCCCAAGAGGTCGCAACGCGCCTGAAGTAAGAGTGGGTCGTCAACAGAAAGGAAATACACAAATTAATAACAGCTCGGAGTGGGcggagaggggagaaaaacgCGCGGAGTCCAGCGTGTCCGCAGGGTGGCGTTAATGGTGTTGAGTAAAAGTTGTTTATATCTGTTGAAGTTAAGCGTTGAAGTCGTCCAGGATAGTTGATGTAAAATAGAGCAGTGGTCGTGTTTTGCTGAGCATTCTTTTGATTGACCATAAATTCTACATCTTGCTGTATTACTATTTCATGGTCATCTAACTCTTTCCATTATAACAAGAGGCTACGCACAGGAAGAAATGCAGGTCTGGAAGTCAGTGTCACAAAAGGGCTAGTGTCGCTGTTGTGTCTTCAAACAGTGACACTGCTGCATAGTGTATGTCCATACTCCACTTACGATTTGTTTATCATTTTCAAGGCTGTGTAAGCTGATGAATACGAAACATTTCAAATGGGTTAAatagttaattttctgtcatctctTTTAAAGACCACAATCTTCACATGATTGTGACTGTCGTCCACGGCAGATAAGTGATTTGGCTTCACTCCTCACAAAGATAACAGCACGTAAGAATTGCAAGCTGTATTTGGGGCGAGTATCTGCGATATTTCTCTAACATACAAGTAATAGGGAAGTGTGGATTTGCTGGTGTTTCCACTTAATTGTTTGGGTGCTGAGCATGAGGCTCGACCACTTTGGCGAGGACAGAAACAGGCAAAACGTGTCGTTCAGGtgtctgtccatggtgctgaagcgCAGTTGCCTTGTTAATACAGAACACAGTGCACAGAGAAGATTAATGACATAAAGAAATCCCAGTAACTTTGGTATTTTTGAACAAATTCAACTCATACGGCTGTTCCGCATCATTTAGAGACATTCTACGCATATTTTGCCTTAAAGCGGACAGTTTGATCAGGTGTGCAAATGCTGACATCTTCATGGGAAATAGCCTTGTACTATCCCAGTGACCTCTGGGTGTCGGTATTACATTGAGAAAGAAAACGTTGTCCCTCCCATCACAAAGCTTTTGTTCGCCCCctgaagaaagcagagaaacGTTTGAATGGTGCTCGTCACCCTATGGACTCGTGTTGTGCTCACAGTAAATATGCGACAAACAGCGGGTTTGATGTAGACATTCGCTACAGTAACGGCTTTTTGTCCATTAATGTGTTGTTGGAAAACGATGGCCATCGAAAGACAAACTCGAAGAAGGATCTGCGCCtgctttgcttttcatttgcttcTACTGCTGTTTGTCGGAAAACGGGCTTTGGCAGAAATAAGATACTCCATTCCAGAGAAGGTGAAAGATGGAACTATTGTTGGAAATGTTGCGAAGGATCTTGGCCTTGACATCACCTCGTTGCTTCACCGACGGTTCCGTGTTGTTTCTGAATCAAAGGAGGCGTTTTTTGAGGTAAACCAGGATAATGGGGTCCTCTACGTCCTTAAAAAAATCGAcagagaggagctctgtcaGGGCAGTGGTGCCTGCGTCATGGAGCTAAAAGTCATTGTCGAAAACCCTTTAGAAATACACTACGCGGTTGTAGAAATTACTGATGTAAATGATCACTCTCCTACTTTTCCGGAAAAGGAACAAAGATTTGGAATATTTGAACAAACGTTGCCAGGAAGGCGATTTCAGCTGCACACTGCTCGTGATCCCGATGCTGGCATTAACACGATTCGCACCTACACTTTAActtcaaatgaacattttgaaatagACATCCGTCAGAGCGATGAGGATAAAATACCATTTTTAGTGCTGAAGAAGTCGCTAGACAGAGAacaaaaggacaaacacacgcTGCTGGTTACTGCAGTAGATGGAGGGAAACCTCAAAGATCAGGAACATTAAATGTTTCTATCGTTGTTCTTGACAGTAATGATAATCGTCCAGTGTTTAGTCAGGAGATTTATCAAATTGCaatcaaagaaaatgttccaGTCGGCACTTCAATATTCAGAATGAATGCTACGGATCCCGATGAAGGCACGAATGGGGAAATTGAATATAGCCTTGGGAAAACTCTGAGGAAAAAAGTCTATGACATTTTTGAATTGGACAAATTAACTGGAGAGATTAGAGTAAAAGGAATAGTGGACTATGAAGAAAACGACGTTTATAAACTGGATGTTGAGGCGTCCGATAAAGGAACACCTCCACTGACAGGTGAGTGTAGAGTCATTATAAAGATAATAGATGTCAATGATAATCCACCAGAAATAGAAGTCACATCACTGTCAAATACAGTGTCTGAAGATTCAAAACCTGGCACAATGATTTCTCTCATCAGTATGAAAGATAAAGACTCCGGTGTGAATGGAAAAATATTATCAAGCGTAACCTCAGACGTGCCTTTTGAATTAAAACCTTCTTACAAGGAGAACATATATTCAGTTGTCACGAAGGGATTTTTAGATCGAGAGGAGGTGTCACATtatgaaataacaataaaagccacTGATTGTGGTGAACCTCCTTTATCCACTTATAAAACCCTCAGTATTCAGACATCAGATGTAAATGACAACAGTCCACTTTTCCAACACAATCCATTACAGTTTTATCTGGTAGAAAATAACGTTGCTGGAGCGTCAATATTCTCTGTCAGCGCAACGGACAATGATGAGAATGACAATGCAGCTATTTCTTATCATGTtgtcagaggagggagagaaagtgatgTAACATCATTTCTAAATATAAATACTGATAATGGACAAATATCCGCGTTAAAAAGTTTTGACTTCgaaacagtgaaaactttccAGTTCCAAGTTGTTGCCACAGATTCTGGAACTCCGTCACTGAGCAGCAACGTCACAGTGAACGTGTTCATTCTGGATCAGAACGACAACGCTCCAGTCATCCTGTATCCACTCAGCTCCAACGGCTCTGCTGAAGGGGTGGAGGAGATTCCTCGCAATGTCAACGCAGGACACTTGGTGAGCAAAGTCAGAGCCTATGACGCTGATATAGGATATAACGGCTGGTTGCTGTTCTCactgcaggaagtcactgacCACAGTCTCTTTGGTTTGGACCGCTATACAGGACAGATCAGAACACTTCGctcattcacagagacagacgaggctGAGCATAAACTGCTCATACTGGTCAAAGACAATGGCAACGTTTCACTCTCAGCAACAGCTACTGTCATTGTCAAAGTCGTGGAGCCCAAAGAGGCTTTTGCAGCTTCTGATGTGAAAAGTGCAGcaaaggatgaggaggggaatGATGTGACTTTTTATCTGATGATCACTTTGGGCTCAGTCTCAGTACTTTTTATCATCAGTATCATCGTGCTGATTGCAATGCAGTGCTCCAAATCCACAAACTATACATCTAAATATCTACAAGAGACTAATTATGATGggacactgtgtcacagcatcCAGTACAGATCAGGAGACAAACGGTACATGTTAGTTGGACCCAGAATGAGTATTGGATCTACTATAGTGCCTGGCAGCCATGCGAATACTCTGGTGCTACCTGACAGGAGACGTCCATCAGGAGAGGTAAGAgcttgaaaacaaaatgatatGCAACATATTTGAAAGCATTCCGTTTCGTAGTTGTTTTTGGTCAAtggcacattttctgtttttataacTTTCTGAAATCAAAACATCTAAAATCAAATTCGATTATATTGCAAGTCTGATTACGTTATTATTTGAATCTTTGGCATTAATACGACCCACCAGACTGTGTTCGCTTTTTCCGTATGTAGTCTCATCATACCCAGTCAAAATAAATGGCAGGGTTATCTATGCAGTTCGACCTAAAGCCCTCAAGAGATTGCCACGCCCCTGAAGTAAGAGTGGGTCGTCAACAGAAAGGAAATACACAAATTAATAACAGCTCGGAGTGGGcggagaggggagaaaaacgCGCGGAGTCCAGCGTGTCCGCAGGGTGGCGTTAACGGTGTTCAGTAAAAGTTGTTTATATCTGTTGAAGTTAAGCGTTGAAGTCGTCCAGGATAGTCGATGTAAAATAGAGAAGTGGTTGTGCTTTTTCAAATGGGTTAAatagttaattttctgtcatctgTTTTAAAGACCACAATCTTCACATGATTGTGACTGTCGTCCATGGTAGAGAAGTGATTTGTCTTCACTCCTCACAAAGATAACAGCACGTAAGAATTGCAAGCTGTATTTGGGGCGAGTATCTGCGATATTTCTCTAACATACAAGTAATAGGAAAGTATAGATTTGCTGGTGTTTCCACTGAATTGTTTGGGTGCTGAGCATGAGGCTCGACCACTTTGGCGAGGACAGAAACAGGCAAAACGTGTCGTTCAGGtgtctgtccatggtgctgaagcgCAGTTGCCTTGTTAATACAGAACACAGTGCACAGAGAAGATCAATGACATAAAGGAATCCCAGTAACTTTGGTATTTTTGAACAAATTCAACTCATACGGCTGTTCTGCATCATTTAGAGACATTCTACGCATATTTTGCCTTAAAGCGGACAGTTTGATCAGGTGTGCAAATGCTGACATCTTCATGGGAAATAGCCTTGTACTTTCCCAGTGACCTCTGGGTGTCGGTATTACATTGAGAAAGGAAACGTTGTCCCTCCCATCACAAAGCTTTTGTTCGCCCCctgaagaaagcagagaaacGTTTGAATGGTGCTCGTCACCCTATGGACTCGTGTTGTGCTCACAGTAAATGTGCGACAAACAGCGGGTTTGATGTAGACATTTGCTACAGTCACGGTTTTTTGTCCATTAATGTGTTGTTGGAAAACGATGGCCATCGAAAGACAAACTCGAAGAAGGATCTGCGCCtgctttgcttttcatttgcttcTACTGCTGTTTGTCGGAAAACGGGCTTTGGCAGAAATAAGATACTCCATTCCAGAGGAGGTGAAAGATGGAACTATTGTTGGAAATGTTGCGAAGGATCTTGGCCTTGACATCACCTCTTTGCTTCACCGACGGTTCCGTGTTGTTTCTGAATCAAAGGAGACGTTTTTTGAGGTAAACCAGGATAATGGGGTCCTGTACGTCCTTAAAAAAATCGAcagagaggagctctgtcaGGGCAGCGGTGCCTGCGTCATGGAGCTAAAAGTCATTGTCGAAAACCCTTTAGAAATACACTACGTGCTTGTAGAAATTACTGATGTAAATGATCACTCCCCAAGTTTCCCCGAAAAGGAACAGAGATTTGAAATAGGTGAACAAACATTGCCAGGAAAGCGATTTCAGCTGCACACTGCTCGTGATCCCGATGCTGGCATTAACACGATTCGCACCTACACTTTAAcgtcaaatgaacattttgaaatagATATCCGTCAGAGCGATGAGGATAAAATACCATTTTTAGTGCTGAAGAAGTCGCTAGACAGAGAacaaaaggacaaacacacgcTGCTGGTTACTGCAGTAGATGGAGGGAAACCTCAAAGATCAGGAACATTAAATGTTTCTATTGTTGTTCTTGACAGTAATGATAATCGTCCAATGTTTAGTCAGGAGATTTATCAAATTGCaatcaaagaaaatgttccaGTCGGTACTTCAATATTCAGAATGAATGCTACGGATCTCGACGACGGCACGAATGGGGAAATTGAATATAGCCTTGGAAAAACCCTGCGGAAAAAAGTCTATGACATTTTTGAATTGGACAAATTAACTGGCGAGATTAGAGTAAAAGGAATACTGGACTATGAAGAAAACGACGTTTATAAACTCGATGTTGAGGCATCAGATAAAGGAACACCTCCACTGACAGGTGAGTGTAGAGTCATTATAAAGATAATCGATGTCAATGATAATCCACCAGAAATAGAAGTCACATCACTGTCAAATACAGTGTCTGAAGATTCAAAACCTGGCACAATGATTTCTCTCATCAGTATGAAAGATAAAGACTCCGGTGTGAATGGAAAAATATTATCAAGCGTAACCTCAGACGTGCCTTTTGAATTAAAACCTTCTTACAAGGAGAACATATATTCAGTTGTCACAAAGGGATTTTTGGATCGAGAGGAGGTGTCACATtatgaaataacaataaaagccacTGATTGTGGTGAACCTCCCTTATCCACTTATAAAACCCTCAGTATTCAGATATCAGATGTAAATGACAACAGTCCACTTTTCCAACACAATCCATTACAGTTTTATCTGGTAGAAAATAACGTTGCTGGAGCGTCAATATTTTCTGTCAGCGCAACGGACAATGATGAGAATGACAATGCAGCTATTTCTTATCGTATTGCTAGAGGAAATGATATAACATCTTTCCTAAATGTTAATTCCGAAAACGGACAAATAGCCGCACTAAAAAGTTTCGActttgaaacagtgaaaactttccAGTTCCAAGTTGTTGCCACAGATTCTGGAACTCCGTCACTGAGCAGTAACGTCACAGTGAACGTGTTCATTCTGGATCAGAACGACAACGCTCCAGTCATCCTGTATCCACTCAGCTCCAACGGCTCTGCTGAAGGGGTGGAGGAGATTCCCCGCAATGTCAACGCAGGACACTTGGTGAGCAAAGTCAGAGCCTATGACGCTGATATAGGATATAACGGCTGGTTGCTGTTCTCactgcaggaagtcactgacCACAGTCTCTTTGGTTTGGACCGCTATACAGGACAGATCAGAACACTTCGCTcactcacagagacagacgaggctGAGCATAAACTGCTCATACTGGTCAAAGACAATGGCAACGTTTCACTCTCAGCAACAGCTACTGTCATTGTCAAAGTCGTGGAGCCCAAAGAGGCTTTTGCAGCTTCTGATGTGAAAAGTGCAGcaaaggatgaggaggggaatgatgtgactttttatctgatgatcactttgggctcagtttcagtactttttctcatcagcatcatcgtGCTGATTGCAATGCAGTGCTCCAAATCCACAGACTATACTTCTAAATATCTACAAGAGACTAATTATGATGggacactgtgtcacagcatcCAGTACAGATCAGGAGACAAACGGTACATGTTAGTTGGACCCAGAATGAGTATTGGATCTACTATAGTCCCTGGCAGCCATGCGAATACACTCGTGCTCCCTGACAGGAGACGTCCATCTGGAGAGGTAAGACTAATGTCTGATATTAATAGCTAACGGACCACTTTTATTCAGCAACTGAACTTTTTTTGGTTTACTTACACTTCCTTTGACATTAAAAAGATGGCTCgtttttttcacaaaaatgtttgattttgtgaaAGAGCTGAGATGTCACGTGACTCTAGTCAAAGTCTAAGCATTGTTCAATGTTTTCGTTCTCTTGAAATTTTAAACTGTGTTCTGACTATTGAATCCAGCACTGTTCCAAGAGCAGCATATTGTGGAACGCTGTCCGTGACCCCTAAATTAGTCGTGTTGATTTTAGTTGTTGTGGTGAATTTCAAGTCATGTTTTGTTATGTAAGCTGGAGGAGAgatattttttgttattataaCCACACTTGAAAGAGTACTCAGTTCAGCTCCCATAATAGCAACACTGTGGTGTTTGCGCTGTTGATGGTGCTGAAAGTTTGTCGCTCATCGCTTCAGGTCGCAAAACACATGCTTCAGGCGACGAGCTTCTGCCTAACCCAGTCATTACAAGCAGGTTGTTTAATTCACTGTTGGCTGTCCAGCGATGTGTTTCCTGGATATTATGGAGAGCAGCTTGAACACTCAAAGTGTAGTTGATTGGGGATTTCTTGCGATTAAACTTCAGACTGGAGAGGTTTCTGTTCAATTGAATGAGGTTTTATATTCTCTTTCGACTGTCTCCTAAATGAAAGCATTGCATGATCCACTGGGTGTCAGTATTACAGTGGGGAATTGCTAAGGCTCCAGTCAAAATAGACTCTGCCCTCTCCAAGGGTGTTTTTCAGCTCGACCACAAAGAATACCCTCGTTTC is a genomic window containing:
- the LOC121612037 gene encoding protocadherin alpha-8-like → MGAGGQRRGIQSWWLAIRFSVILSCVEQVSAQIKYSVPEEVNVGSVVGNVAKDLGLDISSLKERRFRIVSGAKDAQFEVNQHNGVLYVHKNIDREELCESVSPCLMNLKMVAENPMEIHYVGVEIIDVNDNSPSFPEEENILEISESTVPGKRFQLPTAHDPDVVINTVRVYRLNQNEYFNVQIRERGEDKIPFLVLQKSLDREKHHEHKLILTAADGGNPSRSGTLNVTVIVLDSNDNHPTFSQEVYSVTIPENVDADTSVIKVKATDVDEGANGDIEYFFGGQLDRKIYDMFSLDKETGEIKVKGEIDFEKDDVFKLDVHATDKGQPPMSTDCRVIIKVLDKNDNKPQIEVTSLSNTVSEDSKPGTVVSLISITDQDAGLNGKVICSLSDNVPFDLKPSFQDNMYSLVLKQHLDRESVSHYDITITATDCGQPPLSTFKTLSIDVSDVNDNLPEFAQNPVELYLVENNVPGNPIFTVTASDKDLNENAALTYHIVREERRQVTIAAFLNINTENGQISALKSFDFETVKTFQFQVVATDSGTPSLSSNVTVNVFILDQNDNAPVILYPLSSNGSAEGVEEIPRNVNAGHLVSKVRAYDADIGYNGWLLFSLQEVTDHSLFGLDRYTGQIRTLRSFTETDEAEHKLLILVKDNGNVSLSATATVIVKVVEPKEAFAASDVKSAAKDEEGNGVTFYLMITLGSVSVLFLISIIVLIAMQCSKSTDYTSKYLQETNYDGTLCHSIQYRSGDKRYMLVGPRMSIGSTIVPGSHANTLVLPDRRRASGEVRA
- the LOC121612039 gene encoding protocadherin alpha-3-like; translation: MGTDPTIRSMDCFCFAFHSALLLFFGRQAFAQIRYSIPEEVKEGTVVGNVAKDLGLEVTSLFDRRFRVVSGSKETFFEVNQDNGALYVQKKIDREELCHGSGACLMELKVLVENPLEMHYVMVEITDVNDHSPSFPQKEQRFEIGEQTLPGRRFQLHTARDPDAGINTIRTYTLTSNEHFEIDIRQSDEDKIPFLVLKKSLDREQKDKHTLLVTAVDGGKPQRSGKLNVSIVVLDSNDNRPVFSQEIYQIAVKENVPVGTSVFKMNATDPDEGTNSEIEYSLGETLKKKVYDIFELDKLTGEIRVKGILDYEENDVYKLDVEASDKGTPPLTGECRVIIKIIDVNDNPPEIEVTSLSNTVSEDSKPGTVISLLSVTDKDSGVNGKILSSITSDVPFELKPSYKENIYSVVTKGFLDREEVSHYGITIKATDCGEPPLSTYKTLSIQISDVNDNSPHFQQNPLQFYLVENNVAGASIFSVSATDNDVNDNAAISYRIARGNDVTSFLNINSETGQISALKSFDFETVKTFQFQVVATDSGTPSLSSNVTVNVFILDQNDNAPVILYPLSSNGSAEGVEEIPRNVNAGHLISKVRAYDADIGYNGWLLFSLQEVTDHSLFGLDRYTGQIRTLRSFTETDEAEHKLLILVKDNGNVSLSATATVIVKVVEPKEAFAASDVKSAAKDEEGNDVTFYLMITLGSVSVLFLISIIVLIAMQCSKSTDYTSKYLQETNYDGTLCHSIQYRSGDKRYMLVGPRMSIGSTIVPGSHANTLVLPDRRRPSGEVRA